From a single Theileria equi strain WA gcontig_1105316255035 mitochondrial, whole genome shotgun sequence genomic region:
- a CDS encoding cytochrome B, putative (encoded by transcript BEWA_044670A) codes for MNLFNAHLISYLVPKNLNANYNFGFLLGILFIFQIVSGLLLTFNYVPTNLGSFESIVKILFDVNFGWGFRYFHSQGVSFCFMFLWLHIIKGLLYSSKYLPWSWYSGMLILILSMAIAFLGYVLPNGQMSYWGATVITNLFYWAPDFVTVLLGGYSVTEITLQRFYILHFLLPFVLLFFIILHIYFLHRCSSTNPLSCVDSYLVVRFYPLVILNDCRMFIILLSFIFFQLGFGIVSLFQGDVDNSILANPLQTPQHIVPEWYLLVFYATLKLFPSKLAGLIAMAFLLEIFIILIESRSVSSTLTCMYYHRLWGSSAMVIVPSIMVLGSLGKMIINSKLLLIGVFLFLMIIFLSLKMLDNSRLRR; via the coding sequence ATGAATTTATTTAATGCGCATCTTATTTCTTATTTAGTTCCAAAAAATTTGAACGCAAATTATAATTTCGGATTTCTTTTGGGTATTTTATTTATTTTCCAAATTGTATCCGGTTTACTATTAACTTTCAATTATGTACCAACAAATTTGGGATCTTTTGAAAGTATTGTAAAAATTTTATTTGATGTTAATTTCGGGTGGGGGTTTAGATATTTCCATTCTCAGGGAGTCTCTTTTTGTTTTATGTTTTTATGGCTTCATATTATAAAAGGCTTATTGTATTCAAGCAAATATTTACCCTGGTCTTGGTATTCTGGTATGTTAATTTTAATATTAAGCATGGCCATAGCTTTTTTGGGATATGTTTTACCAAATGGTCAAATGAGTTACTGGGGAGCTACAGTTATAACTAACTTGTTTTATTGGGCTCCTGACTTTGTGACTGTTTTATTGGGTGGTTATAGCGTCACTGAAATTACATTGCAAAGATTTTATATACTACATTTTTTGCTTCCTTTTGTTTTGTTATTTTTTATTATTTTACATATATATTTCTTACACAGATGTTCAAGTACAAATCCTCTCTCTTGCGTTGATTCTTATTTAGTTGTAAGATTTTATCCTTTAGTTATATTAAATGATTGTAGAATGTTTATAATTTTACTAAGTTTTATATTTTTTCAATTAGGTTTTGGAATTGTTTCTTTGTTTCAAGGGGATGTAGACAATTCTATATTAGCTAATCCTCTTCAAACTCCTCAACATATAGTTCCTGAATGGTATTTGTTAGTTTTTTATGCTACTTTGAAACTATTTCCAAGTAAATTAGCTGGATTAATTGCCATGGCATTTTTGTTAGAAATTTTTATAATTTTAATAGAATCAAGATCTGTTTCTAGTACATTAACATGTATGTATTATCACAGATTATGGGGATCATCAGCTATGGTAATAGTACCTTCAATCATGGTTTTAGGAAGTTTAGGAAAAATGATAATAAATTCAAAATTATTATTAATTGGGGTTTTTCTATTTTTAATGATAATTTTTCTATCATTAAAAATGTTAGATAACTCAAGATTGAGAAGGTAA
- a CDS encoding cytochrome oxidase subunit, putative (encoded by transcript BEWA_044680A): MSVAIRTELSMSGLKIISGDTLEIYNVLFTLHGIIMVFFNVMTGLLGGIGNYLYPIFLGASDVVFPRSNLYSLLMQPVSYFFVLSSIYLEIGSGTGWTLYPPLSTSLSQLGIDMIILGLVLSGISSILGSVNFITTFFSLKLVGSKIELQLPVSWSILLTSILLLLSLPFVTTALIMVYTDRHHNTMFFDQLNSGDPVIYQHLFWLFGHPEVYVMILPAFGIISIIMSIHAKKEVFGNQTMILAMLSIGVLGSLVWGHHMYTSGMEIDSRSYFTTLTILISLPTGNKIFNWVCTSKSFNSIRTSGILLLTSSFILMFVIGGTTGVVLGNSGVDISLHDTMYVVGHFHFVLSIGAIIGLLSFLVFSQRLFLKTILSNKLIIFIIPVFLFSVLLTFTPMHFVGFSPLPRRIPDYPDEMWGWNLLCTIGSTMTLVFKIILILVLSF, encoded by the coding sequence ATGAGTGTAGCTATAAGAACTGAATTAAGTATGAGTGGATTGAAGATAATAAGCGGTGATACTTTAGAAATTTATAATGTTTTGTTTACTTTGCACGGAATAATAATGGTTTTTTTCAATGTTATGACTGGGCTTTTAGGAGGTATAGGAAATTATTTATATCCTATATTTTTGGGAGCAAGTGACGTTGTTTTTCCAAGATCTAACTTGTACAGTCTCTTAATGCAGCCTGTAAGTTATTTCTTTGTATTATCTTCAATATATTTAGAAATTGGAAGTGGTACAGGTTGGACTTTATATCCTCCTTTAAGCACTTCCTTATCCCAATTAGGTATTGACATGATAATATTAGGTTTGGTGTTATCCGGAATTTCAAGTATACTTGGTAGTGTAAATTTCATAACGACGTTTTTTTCTTTAAAATTAGTCGGTTCTAAAATTGAACTTCAACTACCTGTATCTTGGTCAATTCTATTAACATCCATCCTTTTATTGTTATCTTTACCTTTTGTAACTACTGCTTTAATAATGGTATATACAGACAGACATCACAATACTATGTTTTTTGATCAGTTGAACTCTGGAGATCCTGTAATTTATCAACACTTGTTTTGGTTATTTGGGCATCCTGAAGTTTATGTAATGATATTACCAGCTTTTGGAATAATTAGCATAATAATGAGTATACATGCAAAAAAAGAAGTATTTGGTAATCAAACTATGATACTAGCTATGTTATCTATTGGAGTATTAGGTAGTTTAGTTTGGGGGCACCACATGTACACTTCTGGTATGGAAATTGATAGCAGAAGTTATTTTACAACTTTAACTATATTAATATCTTTACCTACAGGTAATAAAATATTCAATTGGGTTTGTACCTCCAAAAGTTTCAACTCGATTAGAACATCAGGAATACTTTTATTAACTTCTTCTTTTATATTAATGTTTGTCATTGGAGGTACAACAGGTGTGGTTTTAGGAAATTCTGGAGTTGATATTTCTTTACATGATACAATGTATGTGGTAGGACATTTTCATTTTGTCTTGTCAATTGGCGCTATAATTGGATTACTATCTTTTTTAGTCTTTTCTCAAAGACTATTTTTAAAAACTATTTTATCTAACAAATTAATTATATTTATTATACCTGTTTTCTTATTTTCTGTACTTTTAACTTTCACCCCTATGCATTTTGTAGGGTTTAGTCCGCTACCTAGAAGAATACCGGACTATCCAGATGAAATGTGGGGGTGGAACTTATTATGTACAATAGGATCTACTATGACCCTAGTCTTCAAGATAATACTAATATTAGTATTATCTTTTTAA